The following proteins are encoded in a genomic region of Vigna radiata var. radiata cultivar VC1973A unplaced genomic scaffold, Vradiata_ver6 scaffold_51, whole genome shotgun sequence:
- the LOC106780696 gene encoding 17.5 kDa class I heat shock protein yields the protein MSLIPSLFGGRRSNVFGPFSLDVWDPFKDFQFPSSLSAENSGFVNTRVDWKETPEAHVLKADIPGLKKEQVKVEIEDDKVLQISGERNVEKEDKNDKWHRVERSTGKFLRKFRLPENAKVDQVKASIENGVLTVTIPKEEVKKPDVKAIQISG from the coding sequence atgtcGCTTATCCCAAGTTTGTTCGGTGGTAGAAGGAGCAACGTCTTTGGTCCTTTCTCTCTTGACGTGTGGGATCCGTTCAAAGATTTTCAGTTTCCATCTTCGCTTTCTGCTGAAAATTCTGGGTTTGTGAACACCCGAGTGGATTGGAAGGAGACCCCAGAAGCGCACGTGTTGAAGGCTGATATTCCAGGACTGAAGAAGGAACAGGTGAAGGTGGAGATTGAAGATGACAAGGTTCTTCAGATAAGCGGAGAGAGAAACGTtgagaaagaagataaaaacgATAAGTGGCACCGCGTGGAGCGTAGCACTGGTAAGTTCTTGAGGAAGTTCAGATTGCCAGAAAATGCTAAAGTGGATCAAGTCAAGGCTTCCATCGAAAACGGAGTTCTCACTGTCACCATTCCAAAGGAAGAGGTCAAGAAGCCTGATGTTAAAGCCATTCAAATTTCTGGTTAA
- the LOC111240951 gene encoding uncharacterized protein LOC111240951: MEQHELFARLMACKKKLAKATEGTSSPIPSTGSSAIVPPSSMNPTLTLTDTKETGTKVRPADPEVPKNKTKRKTQEKSHSPPKRRKTSTPLLTGPLDRNVHVVDRLQFNLNAEEKKPFKGMTPSESLNMAYELIARASVCLNYTARMNKPMLVTELETTMKSLEETKKENTALALRIDELTKAAKNDRVKADNKLKESRKETVALKLSVDTLKLELQKATTKQEKLIKEKNVALTERDGLATEKATLEDQVCQERELGFNQGIAQCHYFFKTPLEHPNFDIMKVCLDGKLVDLADQIATTPEGVVVIPTAPQDILTKTSTDLSFNVKE, from the coding sequence ATGGAACAACATGAATTGTTCGCTCGTCTAATGGCCTGCAAAAAGAAACTGGCTAAGGCTACGGAAGGAACGTCCTCTCCTATTCCTTCAACAGGGTCATCCGCTATCGTTCCTCCTTCATCAATGAACCCTACCCTGACACTTACTGATACTAAGGAAACTGGCACTAAGGTAAGACCCGCCGATCCAGAGGTCCCCAAGAACAAAACCAAGAGAAAAACCCAGGAAAAGTCTCATTCTCCCCCTAAGAGGCGGAAAACAAGCACTCCTTTGCTCACCGGGCCCTTAGACCGGAACGTTCATGTGGTCGATCGTCTACAATTTAACTTGAACGCCGAGGAGAAAAAACCTTTTAAGGGTATGACACCTAGCGAATCATTGAACATGGCTTATGAACTTATTGCTCGAGCCAGTGTTTGCTTAAATTATACTGCTAGAATGAACAAACCTATGCTAGTGACTGAATTAGAGACTACCATGAAAAGTTTAGAGGAGACAAAGAAGGAGAATACCGCCCTCGCCCTGCGTATTGATGAACTGACCAAAGCTGCGAAAAATGATCGAGTAAAAGCAGACAACAAGTTGAAAGAGTCCCGAAAGGAAACAGTTGCACTGAAGTTATCTGTTGACACTTTAAAACTAGAACTTCAGAAGGCTACTACAAAGCAGGAAAAGCTTATTAAAGAGAAAAACGTTGCGCTTACTGAACGAGATGGCTTAGCAACCGAGAAAGCCACGTTGGAAGATCAGGTGTGCCAAGAGCGTGAGCTTGGATTTAATCAAGGGATTGCTCAGTGTCACTACTTTTTCAAGACCCCTTTAGAGCATCctaattttgatataatgaaAGTATGTTTGGACGGGAAACTCGTAGACCTTGCTGATCAAATTGCCACTACCCCCGAAGGAGTTGTTGTGATCCCAACCGCTCCCCAGGATATTCTCACCAAAACTTCCACTGATCTCTCCTTCAATGTAAAAGAATGA